The following are encoded together in the Flavobacterium haoranii genome:
- a CDS encoding TonB-dependent receptor: MRSFTKKLLFGLFFLTSLTVFSQTKITGVILDGEFNEPLAGANVVVKGTTDGATTDFDGKFEITTSQTSGQIVVTYLGFQKSTVSFNGSANLGNVNLTADENQLEGVVVVGSGIIDLAKDRKTPIAVSTVKAAEIQAKVGTADVTQALVNTPSVYVAGQSGGYGDSRITVRGFQQDNTAFLLNGQPINGMEDGKMYWSNWSGMSDIANVIQIQRGLGSSKLAISSVGGTVNFVTKATDKKQGGFASMGVANNDYFKSTVGYNTGMSKKGFGFSVMLSHWQGDGYNMGTKGEGQNYFISFGYKPSEKHSFNFLLTGAPQYHDQNYTKSISKYLQYGRKYNDNYGYLNGQYLSERTNFYHKPVANLNWDYNISEKTQLSTVLYASWGRGGGTGNYGSRVRTADGHVDFDAIYANNQSANGEGMFGNGTYLIRASMNNHAWYGMVTNLKKKLSENLSFNAGLDIRSYYGTHYRQVANFLGLNSWTESRNLKNSFDLPSGNVVSNTVTDYGIARPWEAMFNTIGEDQRIDYDYSERISYGGVFGQLEYATDKFSAFFQGSASQQYHQRFDRYDYLPEAKDSKKVDNFGFNVKGGASYNVTEKHAFFANAGFYSRQPYHDNIYLNYTNAVNPLTSNEDVLGIEAGYSFTSNIFVANVNVYRTSWKNRVTTTSTVLAADTTIGTTDLLAGDLVYTSSQNDEQLHSGVEVDFVVKPLSGLDVKGFASFGNWQYKGNSVQTRRDENLNPLDISKVDVDGGKVGDAAQTTWGLGAKYEIFKNFSIDADWRNYDKLYANVSARKDNFELPSYDLVDAGLSYKLFVGKDKKNSVGFRFNMNNVFDEVYLSELTTANQATSGDTTWNGINVTNSGFFGLGRTWNFAIRYNF, from the coding sequence ATGAGAAGTTTTACAAAGAAATTATTATTTGGATTGTTCTTTTTAACATCCTTAACAGTTTTTTCTCAAACAAAAATTACTGGAGTAATTTTAGATGGAGAATTCAATGAACCTTTAGCAGGTGCAAATGTTGTAGTAAAAGGTACTACAGATGGTGCTACAACAGATTTTGATGGAAAATTCGAAATTACAACAAGTCAAACTTCAGGACAAATTGTTGTAACTTATTTAGGTTTTCAAAAATCTACAGTTTCTTTTAATGGTAGTGCTAACTTAGGAAATGTAAATTTAACAGCTGATGAAAATCAGTTAGAAGGCGTTGTAGTCGTAGGTTCTGGAATTATTGACTTAGCAAAAGACAGAAAAACGCCTATCGCAGTTTCTACTGTAAAGGCAGCGGAAATTCAAGCTAAAGTTGGTACTGCTGATGTAACGCAAGCATTAGTTAATACGCCTTCAGTTTATGTTGCTGGTCAATCTGGTGGTTATGGAGATTCTAGAATTACGGTTCGTGGTTTCCAACAAGATAATACAGCATTCTTATTAAATGGTCAACCAATTAATGGAATGGAAGATGGTAAAATGTATTGGTCAAACTGGTCAGGAATGTCTGATATTGCTAATGTTATACAAATTCAAAGAGGTTTAGGATCTTCTAAATTAGCTATTTCTTCAGTAGGAGGAACTGTGAACTTTGTAACTAAAGCAACTGATAAAAAACAAGGTGGTTTTGCATCTATGGGTGTAGCAAATAACGATTATTTTAAATCAACTGTTGGTTATAATACAGGGATGTCTAAAAAAGGATTTGGTTTCAGTGTTATGTTGTCTCATTGGCAAGGTGATGGATACAATATGGGAACTAAAGGAGAAGGTCAAAACTATTTTATATCATTTGGTTACAAACCAAGTGAAAAGCATAGTTTTAATTTCTTATTAACAGGAGCTCCTCAATATCACGATCAAAATTATACTAAGTCAATTAGTAAATATTTACAATATGGTAGAAAGTATAATGATAATTATGGTTATTTAAACGGACAATATTTATCTGAGAGAACAAATTTCTATCACAAACCAGTTGCTAACTTAAACTGGGATTATAATATTAGTGAGAAAACTCAATTATCAACAGTATTATATGCTTCTTGGGGAAGAGGTGGCGGAACTGGTAATTACGGTTCGAGAGTAAGAACCGCTGATGGACATGTTGATTTTGATGCGATTTACGCAAATAATCAATCTGCTAATGGAGAAGGAATGTTTGGTAATGGAACATATTTAATTAGAGCTTCTATGAACAATCATGCTTGGTATGGTATGGTAACTAATTTAAAGAAGAAATTATCTGAAAATTTATCTTTTAATGCTGGTTTAGATATTCGTTCTTATTATGGTACACACTATAGACAAGTTGCTAACTTTTTAGGGTTAAATTCTTGGACAGAATCTAGAAATCTTAAAAATAGTTTTGATTTACCTTCTGGAAATGTTGTGTCGAACACAGTAACAGATTATGGTATTGCTAGACCTTGGGAAGCAATGTTTAATACTATAGGAGAAGATCAAAGAATTGATTACGATTATAGTGAAAGAATTTCTTACGGTGGAGTTTTTGGTCAATTAGAATATGCTACAGATAAATTCTCAGCTTTCTTCCAAGGTTCAGCTTCGCAACAATATCACCAAAGATTTGATCGTTATGATTATTTACCTGAAGCAAAAGATTCTAAAAAAGTTGATAACTTTGGATTTAATGTAAAAGGAGGGGCATCTTATAATGTTACTGAAAAACATGCTTTTTTTGCTAATGCAGGTTTCTATTCTCGTCAACCTTATCACGATAATATTTATTTAAATTATACAAATGCTGTTAACCCATTAACTTCTAATGAAGATGTTTTAGGTATTGAAGCAGGTTATAGTTTTACTTCAAATATTTTTGTTGCTAATGTTAATGTTTACAGAACTTCTTGGAAAAACAGAGTAACTACAACTTCAACTGTTTTAGCAGCTGATACTACAATTGGAACTACAGATTTATTAGCAGGTGATTTAGTATATACATCAAGTCAAAATGACGAGCAATTACACAGTGGTGTTGAAGTTGATTTTGTTGTTAAACCTCTTTCTGGTTTAGATGTAAAAGGTTTTGCATCTTTTGGTAATTGGCAATATAAAGGAAATTCTGTGCAAACTAGAAGAGATGAAAATTTAAATCCTTTAGATATTTCTAAAGTTGATGTTGATGGAGGAAAAGTAGGTGATGCTGCTCAAACTACTTGGGGATTAGGTGCTAAATATGAAATATTCAAAAACTTCTCAATTGATGCAGATTGGAGAAACTATGATAAATTATATGCAAACGTTTCTGCAAGAAAAGATAATTTTGAATTACCATCTTACGATTTAGTAGATGCTGGATTATCGTATAAATTATTTGTAGGAAAAGATAAAAAGAATTCTGTTGGTTTCCGTTTTAATATGAACAATGTTTTTGATGAAGTTTATTTATCTGAATTAACAACTGCAAACCAAGCAACATCTGGAGATACTACTTGGAATGGTATTAATGTTACAAACTCTGGTTTCTTTGGTTTAGGAAGAACATGGAACTTTGCTATTCGTTATAATTTCTAA